A single region of the Streptomyces sp. NBC_01262 genome encodes:
- a CDS encoding M67 family metallopeptidase — MLTITRALHDALVAHARADHPDEACGVIAGPEGSGRPERHIPMLNAARSPTFYEFDSTDLLKLYRELDDRDEEPVVIYHSHTATEAYPSRTDISYANEPGAHYVLVSTADTDDAGPFQFRSFRIVDGEVTEEPVEIVDAYV, encoded by the coding sequence ATGCTGACCATCACCCGGGCCCTCCACGACGCCCTCGTCGCCCACGCCCGCGCCGACCACCCGGACGAGGCCTGCGGCGTCATCGCCGGACCGGAGGGCTCCGGCCGGCCCGAGCGGCACATCCCGATGCTCAACGCGGCCCGGTCGCCCACGTTCTACGAGTTCGACTCCACGGACCTGCTCAAGCTCTACCGCGAGCTCGACGACCGCGACGAGGAGCCGGTGGTCATCTACCACTCCCACACCGCGACCGAGGCCTACCCCTCCCGCACCGACATCTCCTACGCCAACGAGCCGGGTGCCCACTACGTCCTGGTCTCCACCGCCGACACCGACGACGCCGGTCCCTTCCAGTTCCGCTCCTTCCGGATCGTGGACGGCGAGGTCACCGAGGAGCCGGTCGAGATCGTCGATGCGTACGTCTGA
- a CDS encoding RDD family protein, with protein MSEKEPYGQDVYGTQPPAGGPPLASVGQRFLARLIDTGLLIVLAVVVDTAMHGPQWKATIGKQMLADILIYSLYFVYEGLMLSRTGQTLGKMALKIRVANFSDGSVPGSAGWVRAAVFALPGILSAVCVGALFWLLNVLWCTWDQPYRQCLHDKAAKTVVVRTG; from the coding sequence ATGAGTGAAAAGGAACCGTACGGACAGGATGTCTACGGCACTCAACCACCCGCCGGAGGGCCGCCGTTGGCGTCCGTCGGCCAGCGCTTCCTGGCCCGGCTGATCGATACCGGCCTGCTCATCGTGCTCGCGGTGGTCGTCGACACTGCCATGCACGGCCCGCAGTGGAAGGCGACCATCGGGAAGCAGATGCTGGCCGACATCCTCATCTACAGCCTGTACTTCGTCTACGAGGGCCTCATGCTCAGCCGCACCGGCCAGACGCTCGGCAAGATGGCGCTGAAGATCCGCGTGGCGAACTTCTCCGACGGCAGCGTCCCGGGCAGTGCGGGCTGGGTGCGCGCCGCGGTCTTCGCGCTGCCGGGCATCTTGTCGGCGGTGTGCGTGGGCGCGCTCTTCTGGCTGCTGAACGTGCTGTGGTGCACCTGGGACCAGCCGTACCGGCAGTGCCTGCACGACAAGGCGGCGAAGACGGTGGTCGTCCGGACCGGCTGA
- a CDS encoding DUF2017 domain-containing protein, which produces MTGYFETAPGGGAAIALDEVEVSILRSLAVQLLELIGPGDGPEGGPGESADPLAELFADGPSKPPDDPALARLFPDAYEDAADSSDFRRYTENDLRSRKREDALAMVRTLDAGAGGPVIRLGPEESRQWLGALNDLRLTIGTRLDVDEEDNELYRLPDSDPRKPMVMAYLWLGGLQETLVETLMR; this is translated from the coding sequence ATGACCGGATACTTCGAGACCGCCCCCGGCGGCGGCGCCGCCATCGCACTCGACGAGGTCGAGGTCTCCATCCTCCGCAGCCTCGCCGTCCAGCTCCTGGAGCTGATCGGCCCCGGCGACGGGCCCGAGGGCGGGCCGGGCGAGTCCGCCGACCCGCTCGCCGAGCTCTTCGCCGACGGCCCCTCCAAGCCCCCGGACGACCCCGCGCTGGCCCGGCTCTTCCCGGACGCGTACGAGGACGCCGCCGACTCCTCCGACTTCCGCCGCTACACCGAGAACGACCTGCGCTCCCGCAAGCGCGAGGACGCCCTCGCCATGGTCCGCACCCTCGACGCCGGGGCCGGCGGCCCGGTCATCAGGCTCGGCCCCGAGGAGTCCCGCCAGTGGCTCGGCGCCCTCAACGACCTCCGGCTGACCATAGGGACCCGGCTGGACGTCGACGAGGAGGACAACGAGCTCTACCGGCTGCCCGACAGCGACCCGCGCAAGCCGATGGTGATGGCGTACCTGTGGCTCGGCGGCCTCCAGGAGACCCTCGTCGAGACGCTGATGCGTTAG
- a CDS encoding PLP-dependent cysteine synthase family protein, whose amino-acid sequence MRYDSPLAAVGNTPLVRLPRLSPSERVSVWAKLEDRNPTGSIKDRPALHMIEQAERDGRLTPGCTILEPTSGNTGISLAMAARLKGYEIICVMPENTSRERRELLAMWGAKIIGSPAAGGSNTAVRIAKDLAAEHPDWVMLYQYGNPDNAGAHYATTGPEILADLPSITHFVAGLGTTGTLMGVGRFLREKIPAIQIVAAEPRYDDLVYGLRNLDEGFIPELYDESVLTTRFSVGSEDAVTRTRELLQQEGIFAGVSTGAALHAALGVARKAERAGETADVVFVVADGGWKYLSTGVYTAPTTEAAIAALHGQLWA is encoded by the coding sequence ATGCGATACGACAGCCCGCTGGCAGCCGTCGGCAACACCCCGCTGGTGCGGCTGCCGCGCCTGTCGCCCTCCGAGCGCGTCAGCGTCTGGGCCAAGCTGGAGGACCGCAATCCCACCGGCTCCATCAAGGACCGCCCGGCCCTCCACATGATCGAGCAGGCCGAGCGCGACGGCCGCCTCACGCCCGGCTGCACCATCCTTGAGCCCACCTCCGGCAACACCGGCATCTCGCTGGCCATGGCCGCCCGGCTCAAGGGCTACGAGATCATCTGCGTCATGCCCGAGAACACCTCGCGCGAACGCCGTGAGCTTCTCGCCATGTGGGGCGCCAAGATCATCGGCTCCCCGGCCGCCGGCGGCTCCAACACCGCCGTCCGCATCGCCAAGGACCTCGCCGCCGAGCACCCCGACTGGGTGATGCTCTACCAGTACGGCAACCCCGACAACGCGGGCGCCCACTACGCGACGACCGGCCCCGAGATCCTGGCCGACCTGCCGTCCATCACCCACTTCGTGGCCGGTCTGGGCACCACCGGCACCCTCATGGGCGTCGGCCGCTTCCTGCGCGAGAAGATCCCCGCCATCCAGATCGTCGCCGCCGAGCCGCGCTACGACGACCTGGTCTACGGCCTGCGCAACCTCGACGAGGGATTCATCCCCGAGCTCTACGACGAGTCCGTCCTCACCACCCGCTTCTCCGTCGGCTCCGAGGACGCGGTCACCCGCACCCGCGAACTCCTCCAGCAGGAGGGCATCTTCGCCGGCGTCTCCACGGGCGCCGCGCTGCACGCCGCACTCGGCGTCGCCCGTAAGGCCGAGCGCGCCGGCGAGACCGCCGACGTCGTCTTCGTCGTCGCCGACGGCGGCTGGAAGTACCTGTCCACCGGCGTGTACACCGCGCCCACCACGGAGGCCGCGATCGCGGCCCTGCACGGGCAGCTCTGGGCGTAG
- a CDS encoding MoaD/ThiS family protein, producing the protein MAIEVRIPTILRTYTDGQKAVEGSGSTLDELFTDLDTRHAGIRERIVQDGGLRRFVNVYLNDEDVRFLDGITTKLTDGDSVTILPAVAGGMR; encoded by the coding sequence ATGGCCATCGAGGTCCGCATCCCCACCATCCTCCGCACCTACACCGACGGCCAGAAGGCCGTCGAGGGCAGCGGCAGCACGCTCGACGAGCTCTTCACCGACCTCGACACCCGGCACGCCGGCATCCGCGAGCGCATCGTCCAGGACGGCGGCCTGCGCCGCTTCGTGAACGTCTACCTCAACGACGAGGACGTCCGCTTCCTCGACGGCATCACGACCAAGCTCACCGACGGCGACAGCGTCACCATCCTCCCGGCCGTGGCCGGCGGCATGCGCTGA
- a CDS encoding putative leader peptide, with amino-acid sequence MVSLDVSKKAPGMLLVARLHVDLCRLASAACTDS; translated from the coding sequence ATGGTTTCCCTCGACGTGAGCAAGAAGGCGCCGGGCATGCTGCTCGTGGCGCGGCTGCACGTCGATCTGTGCCGCCTCGCCAGCGCGGCGTGTACGGATTCCTGA
- a CDS encoding MBL fold metallo-hydrolase, translating into MKLTVVGCSGSFPSAESACSSYLVEADGFRLLLDMGNGALGELQRHCGLYDLDAVLLSHLHADHCIDMCGYFVARYYRHEGGPAHAIPVYGPQGTERRLNTAYGDLPDEKCMSEVFDFRTLEPGTFRLGPFSVTTDRVSHPVEAFGFRVEHAGKSLTYSGDTGASDALLALADGTDLFLCEASFTYGKEDIPALHLNGREAGEHADRAGAGRLVLTHIPPWTDPDINLTDAREVFDGPVELAKPGAVYEL; encoded by the coding sequence ATGAAGCTCACCGTCGTCGGCTGCTCGGGCTCGTTCCCCTCCGCGGAATCGGCCTGCTCGAGCTACCTCGTAGAGGCCGACGGCTTCCGGCTGCTTCTCGACATGGGCAACGGTGCCCTTGGCGAGCTGCAGCGCCACTGCGGCCTGTACGACCTGGACGCCGTACTGCTGTCCCATCTGCACGCCGATCACTGCATCGACATGTGCGGGTACTTCGTGGCGCGGTACTACCGCCACGAGGGCGGCCCCGCCCACGCCATCCCGGTCTACGGCCCCCAAGGCACCGAACGCCGCCTCAACACCGCGTACGGCGACCTGCCGGACGAGAAGTGCATGAGCGAGGTCTTCGACTTCCGCACCCTGGAACCCGGCACCTTCCGGCTGGGCCCCTTCTCCGTCACCACGGACCGGGTGAGCCACCCCGTCGAGGCCTTCGGCTTCCGTGTGGAGCACGCCGGCAAGTCGCTCACGTACTCCGGCGACACCGGCGCCAGCGACGCGCTGCTGGCCCTCGCCGACGGGACCGACCTCTTCCTGTGCGAGGCGTCCTTCACGTACGGCAAGGAGGACATCCCCGCCCTGCACCTCAACGGCCGCGAAGCCGGGGAACACGCCGACCGCGCCGGTGCGGGCCGGCTCGTCCTCACCCACATCCCGCCGTGGACGGACCCCGACATCAACCTCACCGACGCCCGCGAGGTCTTCGACGGCCCGGTGGAGCTGGCGAAGCCCGGCGCGGTGTACGAGCTGTAG
- the clpS gene encoding ATP-dependent Clp protease adapter ClpS → MSVAPVEIERTESSEAPFSVPAADVPWVTLVHNDPVNLMSYVTYVFQAYFGYTKDKATKLMLDVHNKGRAVVSSGSREEMERDVQAMHGYGLWATLQQDR, encoded by the coding sequence GTGAGTGTCGCCCCCGTAGAGATCGAACGCACCGAGTCCAGCGAGGCACCGTTTTCCGTACCCGCGGCGGATGTTCCGTGGGTGACCCTGGTCCACAACGACCCGGTCAATCTCATGAGCTATGTGACATACGTCTTCCAGGCGTACTTCGGCTACACGAAGGACAAGGCGACCAAGCTCATGCTGGACGTTCACAACAAGGGCCGGGCCGTGGTCTCCAGCGGCAGCCGCGAGGAGATGGAGCGCGACGTGCAGGCAATGCACGGTTACGGACTGTGGGCCACCCTGCAGCAGGACCGCTGA
- a CDS encoding immune inhibitor A domain-containing protein, with amino-acid sequence MNSQRRTIRSAALAVAIAAIGATVIPATAASAAPASGSSSVVREDPSSASAQREDDLRGPLTDSQQAQKQQAIEQVISGKSSVKDRDGSKVVRLSGGKYVELAREKTDKIFTILAEFGDGISQYGGTAGPAHNEIAEPDRSTDNSTAWQADYNQAHFQDLYFSTAKNKESLKKFYEKASSGRYSVDGQVQDWVKVDYNEARYGTNDCDTCVWNLVSDAVTKWVAAREAAGDTDAEIKTQLASYDEYDRYDFDGDGDFNEPDGYIDHFQIVHAGEDESAGGGAQGTDAIWAHRWYAYGTDVGNTGPADNKLGGAQIGDTGIWVGDYTIQPENGGLGVFAHEYGHDLGLPDNYDTTGAAENSTGFWDLMSSGSWLGTGKQAIGDLPGEFSAWDKLQLGWLNYKVVQSATKSVTKLGVSEYNTADKQALIVALPDKTVTTELIQPASGSYQWWSGSGDSLSNTLTRDVDLTGKSAATLSLKGYYDIESGYDYLYTEVSTDGGATWTPVDGTSGGAAIPRDASDQPALTGTVDGYQDLVYPLDAYAGQSVKLRFRYATDGGVAQKGFTADDIAITADGATVFSDGAENGEGDWTADGFTVKGASFSGEYPQYYIAENRQYVSYDKTLKVGPYNFGFLDTKDNWVEHFPYQNGLLIWLWDTSQADNNVSAHPGQGLILPIDAHATPLKWSDGTYMRQRIQSYDSTFTLEPTDGVTLHKLSVATKIKSQKGVSVFDDRKGTYYYAATPYAGVQVPDTNTKIKILTQSKDGSTVTVAVGASTK; translated from the coding sequence GTGAATAGCCAACGACGGACCATCAGATCCGCCGCTCTGGCCGTGGCGATCGCCGCGATCGGCGCCACCGTGATACCCGCCACGGCAGCCTCGGCCGCACCCGCTTCGGGCTCTTCCAGTGTCGTGCGCGAGGACCCGTCCTCGGCATCGGCCCAGCGTGAGGACGACCTCAGGGGTCCGCTGACGGACAGTCAGCAGGCGCAGAAGCAGCAGGCGATCGAACAGGTCATATCCGGGAAGTCCTCGGTCAAGGACCGGGACGGCTCGAAGGTCGTGAGACTCAGCGGCGGCAAGTACGTCGAGCTGGCCCGCGAGAAGACCGACAAGATCTTCACGATCCTCGCCGAGTTCGGCGACGGGATCTCGCAGTACGGCGGCACCGCCGGCCCCGCGCACAACGAGATAGCCGAGCCGGACCGGTCCACCGACAACAGCACCGCCTGGCAGGCCGACTACAACCAGGCGCACTTCCAGGACCTGTACTTCTCCACGGCGAAGAACAAGGAGTCCCTGAAGAAGTTCTACGAGAAGGCCTCCTCCGGGCGCTACTCGGTCGACGGTCAGGTCCAGGACTGGGTCAAGGTCGACTACAACGAGGCCCGTTACGGCACCAACGACTGCGACACCTGCGTCTGGAACCTCGTCAGCGACGCCGTCACCAAGTGGGTCGCCGCCCGCGAGGCCGCCGGTGACACCGACGCCGAGATCAAGACCCAGCTCGCCTCCTACGACGAGTACGACCGTTACGACTTCGACGGCGACGGCGACTTCAACGAGCCCGACGGCTACATCGACCACTTCCAGATCGTGCACGCGGGCGAGGACGAGTCCGCCGGCGGCGGCGCCCAGGGCACCGACGCCATCTGGGCCCACCGCTGGTACGCCTACGGCACCGACGTCGGCAACACCGGCCCGGCCGACAACAAGCTCGGCGGCGCCCAGATCGGCGACACCGGCATCTGGGTCGGCGACTACACCATCCAGCCGGAGAACGGCGGCCTCGGCGTCTTCGCCCACGAGTACGGCCACGACCTCGGCCTCCCGGACAACTACGACACCACCGGCGCCGCCGAGAACTCCACCGGCTTCTGGGACCTGATGTCCTCGGGCTCCTGGCTCGGCACCGGCAAGCAGGCCATCGGCGACCTCCCCGGCGAATTCAGCGCCTGGGACAAGCTCCAGCTCGGCTGGCTGAACTACAAGGTCGTCCAGTCCGCGACGAAGTCCGTCACCAAGCTCGGCGTCTCGGAGTACAACACCGCGGACAAGCAGGCGCTGATCGTCGCCCTGCCCGACAAGACCGTCACCACCGAGCTGATACAGCCGGCCTCCGGCTCGTACCAGTGGTGGAGCGGCAGCGGCGACAGCCTCAGCAACACCCTCACCCGTGACGTGGACCTCACGGGCAAGTCGGCGGCCACCCTGTCCCTCAAGGGCTACTACGACATCGAGTCCGGCTACGACTACCTCTACACCGAGGTCTCCACCGACGGCGGCGCCACCTGGACCCCCGTCGACGGCACCTCCGGCGGCGCGGCCATCCCGCGCGACGCCAGTGACCAGCCCGCCCTCACCGGCACCGTCGACGGCTACCAGGACCTCGTCTACCCGCTCGACGCCTATGCCGGCCAGTCCGTGAAGCTCCGCTTCCGCTACGCCACCGACGGCGGCGTGGCCCAGAAGGGCTTCACCGCCGACGACATCGCCATCACCGCCGACGGCGCCACCGTCTTCTCCGACGGCGCCGAGAACGGCGAGGGCGACTGGACCGCCGACGGCTTCACCGTCAAGGGCGCGTCCTTCTCCGGCGAGTACCCGCAGTACTACATCGCCGAGAACCGCCAGTACGTCTCCTACGACAAGACCCTCAAGGTCGGCCCGTACAACTTCGGCTTCCTCGACACCAAGGACAACTGGGTCGAGCACTTCCCCTACCAGAACGGCCTGCTGATCTGGCTCTGGGACACCTCCCAGGCCGACAACAACGTCAGCGCCCACCCCGGCCAGGGTCTGATCCTCCCGATCGACGCCCACGCCACCCCGCTGAAGTGGTCCGACGGCACATACATGCGCCAGCGCATCCAGTCCTACGACTCCACCTTCACCCTGGAGCCGACGGACGGGGTCACCCTGCACAAGCTCAGCGTCGCCACGAAGATCAAGAGCCAGAAGGGCGTCTCCGTCTTCGACGACCGCAAGGGCACGTACTACTACGCCGCGACCCCGTACGCGGGTGTCCAGGTGCCCGACACCAACACGAAGATCAAGATCCTGACGCAGTCCAAGGACGGCAGCACGGTCACGGTCGCCGTGGGCGCCTCCACGAAGTGA
- a CDS encoding RDD family protein gives MSTEEDPFAKPSQQPPGQEPPQAPPPPGTSPYDVPGGTAADPLAGMPPLANRGRRLLARIVDALIVGIPVYAIMGAAFDNYDYGNTGASYAESVIYAFVYLAYQVTLLTRSGQSLGKMLLKVRVGMLADGSHPTTQAALKRESVYALSPIVPCCGSIFWVVEVLWCTWDRPYRQCLHDKTGQTVVVSAV, from the coding sequence ATGAGCACCGAAGAGGACCCGTTCGCCAAGCCTTCGCAGCAGCCGCCGGGCCAGGAACCTCCGCAGGCGCCGCCCCCGCCGGGCACCTCTCCGTACGACGTGCCCGGGGGCACCGCCGCCGACCCGCTGGCGGGCATGCCGCCGCTGGCGAACCGTGGCCGCAGGCTGCTGGCGCGGATCGTGGACGCGCTGATCGTCGGCATCCCGGTCTACGCGATCATGGGCGCGGCCTTCGACAACTACGACTACGGCAACACCGGTGCGTCGTATGCCGAGTCCGTCATCTACGCGTTCGTCTATCTCGCGTACCAGGTCACCCTGCTGACCCGCTCCGGCCAGAGCCTGGGCAAGATGCTGCTGAAGGTGCGCGTGGGCATGCTCGCGGACGGCTCGCACCCCACCACCCAGGCGGCGCTGAAGCGGGAGTCGGTGTACGCGCTGTCGCCGATCGTGCCGTGCTGCGGCTCGATCTTCTGGGTCGTCGAGGTGCTGTGGTGCACATGGGACAGGCCCTATCGGCAGTGCCTGCACGACAAGACGGGCCAGACGGTGGTGGTCTCCGCCGTCTGA
- a CDS encoding RDD family protein: protein MWTPHADSSEQHPRPHDTAEQIRDVRTMSSPTPAYYPDPSIPGYIRYWNGSAWVPGTSRPAPLPGEDVAPPPNTAVAAPSVAPAPAPTPARAPAPAPAPMPRMPAMEESGPMFLDEEPGAPASEAPAAAEAAPAASWQPAVREAAPVQVAPRPAVPEQVRPTPAPMPPAEPKPQPRPQPKPQPKAPAPAPAPAPWAQQVHDLAKPVAGDPVLSAREQARPAPLGRRLAARVLDQAVMGAVVALAAVPLGFAAYDHIQQKVDEARRSGETVTVWLIDGTTAVQLAVVVAVAVVTGLLYEVLPTAKWGRTLGKKLLGLRVLDIESQYEPGFRAALRRWLTHTVLDGLVIGFLGLAWCLFDRPWRQCWHDKVARTFVAGD from the coding sequence ATGTGGACACCGCACGCCGACAGCAGTGAACAGCACCCCCGCCCGCACGACACGGCCGAGCAGATACGGGATGTACGGACGATGAGCTCCCCCACCCCTGCCTACTACCCGGACCCGTCCATTCCGGGCTACATCCGGTACTGGAACGGCTCCGCCTGGGTCCCCGGTACGAGCCGGCCCGCACCGCTGCCCGGGGAGGATGTCGCCCCGCCGCCCAACACGGCGGTCGCGGCCCCTTCCGTCGCCCCCGCGCCGGCGCCGACGCCTGCCCGGGCCCCCGCTCCGGCCCCCGCTCCCATGCCCCGGATGCCCGCCATGGAGGAGTCCGGGCCGATGTTCCTGGACGAGGAGCCGGGCGCGCCCGCCTCGGAGGCGCCGGCCGCCGCCGAGGCCGCCCCCGCGGCGTCCTGGCAGCCCGCGGTGCGCGAGGCCGCGCCCGTACAGGTCGCCCCGCGCCCGGCGGTCCCCGAGCAGGTACGGCCGACCCCGGCGCCCATGCCGCCCGCGGAGCCCAAGCCCCAGCCGAGGCCCCAGCCGAAGCCGCAACCGAAGGCCCCCGCCCCCGCCCCGGCCCCCGCGCCCTGGGCGCAGCAGGTGCACGACCTCGCCAAGCCGGTGGCGGGCGATCCGGTCCTGTCGGCGCGGGAGCAGGCGCGGCCGGCCCCGCTGGGGAGGCGGCTGGCGGCGCGGGTCCTGGACCAGGCCGTGATGGGGGCGGTCGTGGCGCTCGCGGCGGTGCCGCTGGGCTTCGCGGCGTACGACCACATCCAGCAGAAGGTGGACGAAGCGCGGCGCAGCGGCGAGACGGTGACGGTGTGGCTGATCGACGGCACGACGGCCGTGCAGCTCGCCGTCGTCGTCGCCGTCGCCGTCGTCACGGGGCTGCTGTACGAGGTGCTGCCGACCGCCAAGTGGGGCCGTACGCTCGGCAAGAAGCTGCTCGGGCTCAGGGTGCTGGACATCGAGTCGCAGTACGAGCCGGGCTTCAGGGCGGCGCTGCGCCGCTGGCTGACGCACACGGTGCTGGACGGGCTGGTGATCGGCTTCCTGGGGCTGGCGTGGTGCCTGTTCGACCGGCCGTGGCGGCAGTGCTGGCATGACAAGGTGGCCCGGACCTTCGTGGCCGGGGACTGA
- a CDS encoding nicotinate phosphoribosyltransferase: MSTADLGLPVAVPSTALFTDRYELTMLQAALRSGAAHRRSVFEVFTRRLPEGRRYGVVAGTGRVLDAVENFRFDADLLAFLEREAIVDAPTLDWLSGYRFRGDIDGYPEGEAYFPGSPILRVEGTFAEAVLLETVILSILNHDSAIAAAASRMAVAAGGRPLMEMGARRTHELAAVAASRAAYVGGFVSTSNLAAGFRYGLPTIGTSAHAFTLLHDSERDAFTAQVESLGRGTTLLVDTYDVATAVRSAVEIAGPELGAVRIDSGDLLLLAHRVRQQLDDLGAKNTRIVVTSDLDEYAIASLAAAPVDAYGVGTSLVTGSGHPTCSMVYKLVARAADGEPLEPVAKKSSGGKTSIGGRKWAARRLDADGVAEAEVVGTGPVPGSGELAGLMLQVPLMRGGESVGREPMSAARARHIEARAGLPLSATQLSRGEPVLPTVYA; the protein is encoded by the coding sequence ATGAGCACAGCAGACCTGGGCCTGCCCGTCGCGGTCCCGTCCACCGCGCTGTTCACCGACCGCTACGAGCTGACCATGCTGCAGGCCGCGCTGCGCAGCGGCGCGGCGCACCGGCGCTCGGTGTTCGAGGTCTTCACCCGCCGCCTGCCCGAGGGCCGGCGCTACGGCGTCGTGGCGGGCACCGGGCGGGTCCTGGACGCCGTGGAGAACTTCCGCTTCGACGCGGACCTCCTGGCCTTCCTGGAGCGCGAGGCGATCGTGGACGCCCCGACCCTGGACTGGCTGTCCGGCTACCGGTTCCGGGGCGACATCGACGGCTACCCCGAGGGCGAGGCCTACTTCCCCGGCTCCCCGATCCTGCGGGTCGAGGGCACCTTCGCCGAGGCGGTGCTGCTGGAGACCGTGATCCTGTCCATCCTCAACCACGACAGCGCCATCGCCGCCGCCGCGTCCCGGATGGCCGTGGCCGCCGGCGGCCGGCCCCTCATGGAGATGGGCGCCCGCCGCACCCACGAACTGGCGGCCGTCGCCGCCTCCCGGGCCGCGTACGTCGGCGGCTTCGTCTCCACCTCCAACCTGGCGGCCGGCTTCCGCTACGGCCTGCCCACCATCGGCACCAGCGCGCACGCCTTCACCCTCCTCCACGACAGCGAGCGCGACGCCTTCACCGCCCAGGTCGAATCCCTGGGGCGCGGCACGACCCTGCTCGTGGACACCTACGACGTCGCGACGGCGGTCCGGTCCGCCGTCGAGATCGCCGGGCCCGAGCTGGGGGCCGTACGGATCGACTCCGGCGACCTGCTGCTGCTCGCCCACCGCGTGCGCCAGCAGCTCGACGACCTCGGCGCGAAGAACACCAGGATCGTGGTGACCTCCGATCTCGACGAGTACGCGATCGCCTCGCTCGCGGCCGCTCCCGTGGACGCGTACGGGGTCGGCACCTCGCTGGTGACCGGCAGCGGGCACCCGACCTGCTCGATGGTCTACAAGCTGGTGGCGCGGGCGGCGGACGGCGAGCCCCTGGAGCCCGTCGCCAAGAAGTCCTCCGGCGGCAAGACCAGCATCGGCGGCCGCAAGTGGGCCGCCCGGCGCCTGGACGCCGACGGCGTCGCCGAGGCCGAGGTGGTGGGCACCGGGCCGGTGCCCGGTTCCGGGGAGCTGGCGGGGCTCATGCTCCAGGTGCCGCTGATGCGCGGCGGCGAAAGCGTCGGCCGCGAGCCGATGTCCGCCGCCCGCGCCCGCCACATCGAGGCCCGCGCCGGGCTCCCGCTGTCCGCGACGCAACTGTCGCGCGGGGAGCCGGTGCTGCCGACGGTGTACGCGTGA
- a CDS encoding isochorismatase family protein, with protein MHRALIVVDVQNDFCEGGSLAVAGGADVAAAITDLVGQAGAVGYRHVVASRDRHVSPGNHFAAHPDFVHSWPAHCVAGTEGVGFHPNFAPAVASGAVDAVFDKGAYAAAYSGFEGLNENGIGLGDWLRERRVTEVDVVGIATDHCVKATALDAVREGFRTRVLLDLTAGVAPGTTERAVEELRAAGAELTGKPVVAGS; from the coding sequence ATGCACCGCGCGCTCATAGTCGTGGACGTCCAGAACGATTTCTGCGAGGGCGGGAGCCTGGCCGTGGCCGGGGGCGCGGATGTCGCCGCCGCCATCACCGACCTCGTCGGCCAGGCCGGTGCCGTCGGCTACCGCCATGTCGTCGCCAGCCGCGACCGCCATGTCTCGCCCGGCAACCACTTCGCCGCCCATCCGGACTTCGTCCACTCCTGGCCCGCGCACTGCGTCGCCGGCACCGAGGGGGTCGGCTTCCACCCGAACTTCGCGCCCGCCGTGGCTTCGGGCGCGGTCGACGCGGTCTTCGACAAGGGGGCGTACGCGGCCGCGTACAGCGGCTTCGAGGGCCTGAACGAGAACGGGATCGGGCTCGGGGACTGGCTGCGGGAGCGCCGGGTCACGGAGGTGGACGTGGTGGGGATAGCCACGGACCACTGCGTGAAGGCCACCGCGCTGGACGCGGTGCGCGAGGGTTTCCGCACGCGGGTGCTGCTCGACCTGACGGCGGGGGTCGCCCCCGGGACGACGGAGCGGGCGGTGGAGGAGCTGCGGGCGGCCGGCGCGGAGCTCACGGGCAAGCCGGTCGTGGCCGGGTCCTGA